A genomic segment from Brienomyrus brachyistius isolate T26 chromosome 9, BBRACH_0.4, whole genome shotgun sequence encodes:
- the LOC125748746 gene encoding C-C chemokine receptor type 8-like isoform X2, with protein MTSTYSTFSINGSDNSTTVDYTYPDYYDPDYEVYGPCKYERHSAVFLPVFYSLLFVFGVTSNGLVLWVMLMSVKLMSITDICLLNLAVADLLLLITLPFLAHYSRADWVFGRGMCKVSMSSYYIGFNGSIFFIVIMSIDRYLAVVHAVSSLKTRTRKYQTIMIGITWIVGILASFPEITLIDVHSENGTSLCEVGYHNESHWRAFGLFKMNVTSLLIPFFIMVFCYSMILRRILLCKSKSRNTIHLVVVVVMVFFFCWTPYNIASFFKALEVLGIYTACESSRAIQLSLQVTEAVAYSHTCLNPIIYVFVGQKFRRHLFKLMNRMPCMYNKFMISTVTPQLSQTSKTERSSTNMNVTYV; from the exons ATGACTAGCACCTATTCTACGTTCAGTATCAATGGCAG TGACAACTCTACCACTGTGGACTATACCTACCCCGACTACTATGACCCTGACTATGAGGTTTATGGACCATGCAAGTATGAGAGACACAGTGCTGTTTTCCTGCCTGTCTTTTATTCCCTGCTCTTCGTGTTCGGGGTGACCAGCAATGGCCTCGTCTTGTGGGTCATGCTGATGTCCGTGAAGCTGATGAGCATCACCGACATCTGTCTCCTGAACCTGGCTGTGGCGGATCTTCTGCTGCTTATCACCCTGCCCTTCCTGGCCCACTACTCGAGAGCGGACTGGGTCTTTGGTCGTGGCATGTGCAAAGTCAGCATGAGCAGCTACTACATTGGGTTTAATGGCAGCATCTTCTTCATCGTAATCATGAGCATCGACCGCTATCTGGCTGTAGTTCATGCTGTGAGTTCCCTCAAAACCAGAACACGCAAATATCAAACCATCATGATTGGCATAACCTGGATTGTAGGAATTTTGGCTTCATTTCCTGAAATAACGCTCATTGATGTTCATTCAGAAAATGGCACAAGCTTGTGTGAAGTTGGTTATCATAATGAGTCACACTGGAGAGCATTTGGCCTGTTTAAAATGAATGTGACTAGCCTTCTGATTCCATTCTTCATCATGGTGTTTTGCTACTCGATGATCCTGAGGAGAATACTCCTCTGTAAGTCAAAAAGCAGGAACACCATACACctcgtggtggtggtggtcaTGGTGTTCTTCTTTTGCTGGACCCCCTACAACATCGCATCATTCTTCAAGGCACTAGAAGTACTCGGTATCTACACAGCATGTGAATCCAGCAGAGCCATTCAGTTGAGCCTGCAGGTGACGGAGGCTGTAGCCTACTCCCACACCTGCTTGAATCCCATCATTTATGTCTTTGTGGGCCAGAAGTTCAGGAGGCACCTGTTTAAACTCATGAACAGAATGCCATGCATGTATAATAAGTTTATGATTTCCACAGTTACACCACAGCTATCCCAGACAAGCAAGACTGAACGGTCCAGTACAAATATGAATGTCACTTACGTTTAA
- the LOC125748746 gene encoding C-C chemokine receptor type 8-like isoform X1: protein MPPIAKASSIFTMQNLFNQSDNSTTVDYTYPDYYDPDYEVYGPCKYERHSAVFLPVFYSLLFVFGVTSNGLVLWVMLMSVKLMSITDICLLNLAVADLLLLITLPFLAHYSRADWVFGRGMCKVSMSSYYIGFNGSIFFIVIMSIDRYLAVVHAVSSLKTRTRKYQTIMIGITWIVGILASFPEITLIDVHSENGTSLCEVGYHNESHWRAFGLFKMNVTSLLIPFFIMVFCYSMILRRILLCKSKSRNTIHLVVVVVMVFFFCWTPYNIASFFKALEVLGIYTACESSRAIQLSLQVTEAVAYSHTCLNPIIYVFVGQKFRRHLFKLMNRMPCMYNKFMISTVTPQLSQTSKTERSSTNMNVTYV, encoded by the coding sequence TGACAACTCTACCACTGTGGACTATACCTACCCCGACTACTATGACCCTGACTATGAGGTTTATGGACCATGCAAGTATGAGAGACACAGTGCTGTTTTCCTGCCTGTCTTTTATTCCCTGCTCTTCGTGTTCGGGGTGACCAGCAATGGCCTCGTCTTGTGGGTCATGCTGATGTCCGTGAAGCTGATGAGCATCACCGACATCTGTCTCCTGAACCTGGCTGTGGCGGATCTTCTGCTGCTTATCACCCTGCCCTTCCTGGCCCACTACTCGAGAGCGGACTGGGTCTTTGGTCGTGGCATGTGCAAAGTCAGCATGAGCAGCTACTACATTGGGTTTAATGGCAGCATCTTCTTCATCGTAATCATGAGCATCGACCGCTATCTGGCTGTAGTTCATGCTGTGAGTTCCCTCAAAACCAGAACACGCAAATATCAAACCATCATGATTGGCATAACCTGGATTGTAGGAATTTTGGCTTCATTTCCTGAAATAACGCTCATTGATGTTCATTCAGAAAATGGCACAAGCTTGTGTGAAGTTGGTTATCATAATGAGTCACACTGGAGAGCATTTGGCCTGTTTAAAATGAATGTGACTAGCCTTCTGATTCCATTCTTCATCATGGTGTTTTGCTACTCGATGATCCTGAGGAGAATACTCCTCTGTAAGTCAAAAAGCAGGAACACCATACACctcgtggtggtggtggtcaTGGTGTTCTTCTTTTGCTGGACCCCCTACAACATCGCATCATTCTTCAAGGCACTAGAAGTACTCGGTATCTACACAGCATGTGAATCCAGCAGAGCCATTCAGTTGAGCCTGCAGGTGACGGAGGCTGTAGCCTACTCCCACACCTGCTTGAATCCCATCATTTATGTCTTTGTGGGCCAGAAGTTCAGGAGGCACCTGTTTAAACTCATGAACAGAATGCCATGCATGTATAATAAGTTTATGATTTCCACAGTTACACCACAGCTATCCCAGACAAGCAAGACTGAACGGTCCAGTACAAATATGAATGTCACTTACGTTTAA
- the LOC125748748 gene encoding C-C chemokine receptor type 8-like isoform X1, whose amino-acid sequence MGDKSFTTELMTSDYTDYSLPSDNGLCEYERHSAGFLPVFYSLLFVFGLISNGLVLWVMLMCVKLQSITDMCLLNLTVADLLLLITLPFLAHYSRADWVFGPGMCKVVMSSYYIGFNGSIFFIVIMSIDRYLAVVHAVSSLKTRTRRYQAIMIGITWILALLASFPEIALVEFHSQNDTRLCEFGHNTKVQWRAFGLFKMNVTSLLIPFFIMVFCYSMILRRILFLKSTKKKTIRLVLLVVMVFFCCWTPYNVASFFYALELVNIYIPCEFSKVIRLSLQVTEAVAYSHTCLNPIIYVFVGQKFRSHLFKLMNRMPCVYNKLIISSVASESSKSHRSNTTTNATSVA is encoded by the exons ATGGGTGACAAGAGCTTCACCACTGAGTTGATGACAAG tgactATACTGATTACAGTTTACCTTCAGATAATGGATTGTGTGAGTACGAGAGACACAGTGCTGGTTTCCTGCCTGTCTTTTATTCCCTGCTCTTCGTGTTCGGGTTAATCAGCAATGGCCTCGTCTTGTGGGTCATGCTGATGTGTGTGAAGCTGCAGAGCATCACCGACATGTGTCTCCTGAACCTGACTGTGGCGGATCTTCTGCTGCTCATCACCCTGCCCTTCCTGGCCCACTACTCGAGAGCGGACTGGGTCTTTGGTCCTGGCATGTGCAAAGTCGTCATGAGCAGCTACTACATTGGGTTTAATGGCAGCATCTTCTTCATCGTAATCATGAGCATCGACCGCTATCTGGCTGTAGTTCATGCTGTGAGTTCCCTCAAAACCAGAACACGCAGATATCAAGCCATCATGATTGGCATAACCTGGATCCTCGCACTTTTGGCTTCATTTCCTGAAATAGCACTTGTTGAATTTCATTCCCAAAATGATACAAG GTTGTGTGAATTTGGTCATAATACTAAGGTACAGTGGAGAGCATTTGGCctatttaaaatgaatgtgaCTAGCCTTCTGATTCCATTCTTCATCATGGTGTTTTGCTACTCGATGATTCTGAGGAGAATACTTTTCCTCAAATCAACAAAGAAGAAGACCATACGCCTCGTGCTGCTGGTGGTCATGGTGTTTTTTTGCTGTTGGACCCCCTACAATGTTGCATCATTCTTCTACGCACTAGAACTGGTCAATATCTACATACCATGTGAATTCAGCAAAGTCATTCGGTTGAGCCTGCAGGTGACGGAGGCTGTAGCCTACTCCCACACCTGCTTGAATCCCATCATTTATGTCTTTGTGGGCCAGAAGTTCAGGAGTCACCTGTTTAAACTTATGAACAGGATGCCATGCGTGTATAATAAACTTATCATTTCCAGTGTTGCATCAGAGTCAAGCAAATCTCATCGGTCCAATACAACTACAAATGCCACTTCTGTTGCTTAA
- the LOC125748748 gene encoding C-C chemokine receptor type 8-like isoform X3, protein MGDKSFTTELMTSNGLVLWVMLMCVKLQSITDMCLLNLTVADLLLLITLPFLAHYSRADWVFGPGMCKVVMSSYYIGFNGSIFFIVIMSIDRYLAVVHAVSSLKTRTRRYQAIMIGITWILALLASFPEIALVEFHSQNDTRLCEFGHNTKVQWRAFGLFKMNVTSLLIPFFIMVFCYSMILRRILFLKSTKKKTIRLVLLVVMVFFCCWTPYNVASFFYALELVNIYIPCEFSKVIRLSLQVTEAVAYSHTCLNPIIYVFVGQKFRSHLFKLMNRMPCVYNKLIISSVASESSKSHRSNTTTNATSVA, encoded by the exons ATGGGTGACAAGAGCTTCACCACTGAGTTGATGACAAG CAATGGCCTCGTCTTGTGGGTCATGCTGATGTGTGTGAAGCTGCAGAGCATCACCGACATGTGTCTCCTGAACCTGACTGTGGCGGATCTTCTGCTGCTCATCACCCTGCCCTTCCTGGCCCACTACTCGAGAGCGGACTGGGTCTTTGGTCCTGGCATGTGCAAAGTCGTCATGAGCAGCTACTACATTGGGTTTAATGGCAGCATCTTCTTCATCGTAATCATGAGCATCGACCGCTATCTGGCTGTAGTTCATGCTGTGAGTTCCCTCAAAACCAGAACACGCAGATATCAAGCCATCATGATTGGCATAACCTGGATCCTCGCACTTTTGGCTTCATTTCCTGAAATAGCACTTGTTGAATTTCATTCCCAAAATGATACAAG GTTGTGTGAATTTGGTCATAATACTAAGGTACAGTGGAGAGCATTTGGCctatttaaaatgaatgtgaCTAGCCTTCTGATTCCATTCTTCATCATGGTGTTTTGCTACTCGATGATTCTGAGGAGAATACTTTTCCTCAAATCAACAAAGAAGAAGACCATACGCCTCGTGCTGCTGGTGGTCATGGTGTTTTTTTGCTGTTGGACCCCCTACAATGTTGCATCATTCTTCTACGCACTAGAACTGGTCAATATCTACATACCATGTGAATTCAGCAAAGTCATTCGGTTGAGCCTGCAGGTGACGGAGGCTGTAGCCTACTCCCACACCTGCTTGAATCCCATCATTTATGTCTTTGTGGGCCAGAAGTTCAGGAGTCACCTGTTTAAACTTATGAACAGGATGCCATGCGTGTATAATAAACTTATCATTTCCAGTGTTGCATCAGAGTCAAGCAAATCTCATCGGTCCAATACAACTACAAATGCCACTTCTGTTGCTTAA
- the LOC125748748 gene encoding C-C chemokine receptor type 8-like isoform X2, translating to MGDKSFTTELMTSDYTDYSLPSDNGLCEYERHSAGFLPVFYSLLFVFGLISNGLVLWVMLMCVKLQSITDMCLLNLTVADLLLLITLPFLAHYSRADWVFGPGMCKVVMSSYYIGFNGSIFFIVIMSIDRYLAVVHAVSSLKTRTRRYQAIMIGITWILALLASFPEIALVEFHSQNDTRLCEFGHETKVQWRAFGLFKMNVTSLLIPFFIMVFCYSMILRRILFLKSTKKTICLVLLVVMVFFCCWTPYNVASFFYALELVNIYIPCESSKVIRLSLQVTEAVAYSHTCLNPIIYVFVGQKFRSHLFKLMNRMPCVYNKLIISSVASESSESHRSNTTTNATSVA from the exons ATGGGTGACAAGAGCTTCACCACTGAGTTGATGACAAG tgactATACTGATTACAGTTTACCTTCAGATAATGGATTGTGTGAGTACGAGAGACACAGTGCTGGTTTCCTGCCTGTCTTTTATTCCCTGCTCTTCGTGTTCGGGTTAATCAGCAATGGCCTCGTCTTGTGGGTCATGCTGATGTGTGTGAAGCTGCAGAGCATCACCGACATGTGTCTCCTGAACCTGACTGTGGCGGATCTTCTGCTGCTCATCACCCTGCCCTTCCTGGCCCACTACTCGAGAGCGGACTGGGTCTTTGGTCCTGGCATGTGCAAAGTCGTCATGAGCAGCTACTACATTGGGTTTAATGGCAGCATCTTCTTCATCGTAATCATGAGCATCGACCGCTATCTGGCTGTAGTTCATGCTGTGAGTTCCCTCAAAACCAGAACACGCAGATATCAAGCCATCATGATTGGCATAACCTGGATCCTCGCACTTTTGGCTTCATTTCCTGAAATAGCACTTGTTGAATTTCATTCCCAAAATGATACAAGGTTGTGTGAATTTGGTCATGAGACTAAGGTACAGTGGAGAGCATTTGGCctatttaaaatgaatgtgaCTAGCCTTCTGATTCCATTCTTCATCATGGTGTTTTGCTACTCGATGATTCTGAGGAGAATACTTTTCCTCAAATCAACAAAGAAGACCATATGCCTCGTGCTGCTGGTGGTCATGGTGTTTTTTTGCTGTTGGACCCCCTACAATGTTGCATCATTCTTCTACGCACTAGAACTGGTCAATATCTACATACCATGTGAATCCAGCAAAGTCATTCGGTTGAGCCTGCAGGTGACGGAGGCTGTAGCCTACTCCCACACCTGCTTGAATCCCATCATTTATGTCTTTGTGGGCCAGAAGTTCAGGAGTCACCTGTTTAAACTTATGAACAGGATGCCATGCGTGTATAATAAACTTATCATTTCCAGTGTTGCATCAGAGTCAAGCGAATCTCATCGGTCCAATACAACTACAAATGCCACTTCTGTTGCTTAA
- the LOC125748748 gene encoding C-C chemokine receptor type 8-like isoform X5, with the protein MGDKSFTTELMTSDYTDYSLPSENGLCEYERHSAGFLPVFYSLLFVFGLISNGLVLWVMLMCVKLQSITDMCLLNLTVADLLLLITLPFLAHYSRADWVFGPGMCKVVMSSYYIGFNSSIFFIIIMSIDRYLAVVHAVNSLKTRTRRYQAIMIAITWILALLASFPEIALVELHSQNDARLCEFGHNTKVQWRAFGLFKMNVTSLLIPFFIMVFCYSMILRRILFLKSTKKKTIRLVLLVVMVFFCCWTPYNVASFFYALELVNIYIPCEFSKVIRLSLQVTEAVAYSHTCLNPIIYVFVGQKFRSHLFKLMNRMPCVYNKLIISSVASESSKSHRSNTTTNATSVA; encoded by the exons ATGGGTGACAAGAGCTTCACCACTGAGTTGATGACAAG tgactATACTGATTACAGTTTaccttcagaaaatggattgtGTGAGTACGAGAGACACAGTGCTGGTTTCCTGCCTGTCTTTTATTCCCTGCTCTTCGTGTTCGGGTTAATCAGCAATGGCCTCGTCTTGTGGGTCATGCTGATGTGTGTGAAGCTGCAGAGCATCACCGACATGTGTCTCCTGAACCTGACTGTGGCGGATCTTCTGCTGCTCATCACCCTGCCCTTCCTGGCCCACTACTCGAGAGCGGACTGGGTCTTTGGTCCTGGCATGTGCAAAGTCGTCATGAGCAGCTACTACATTGGCTTCAACAGCAGCATCTTCTTCATCATAATCATGAGCATCGACCGCTATCTGGCTGTAGTTCATGCTGTGAATTCCCTCAAAACCAGAACACGCAGATATCAAGCCATCATGATTGCCATAACCTGGATCCTCGCACTTTTGGCTTCATTTCCTGAAATAGCGCTTGTTGAATTGCATTCCCAAAATGACGCAAGGTTGTGTGAATTTGGTCATAATACTAAGGTACAGTGGAGAGCATTTGGCctatttaaaatgaatgtgaCTAGCCTTCTGATTCCATTCTTCATCATGGTGTTTTGCTACTCGATGATTCTGAGGAGAATACTTTTCCTCAAATCAACAAAGAAGAAGACCATACGCCTCGTGCTGCTGGTGGTCATGGTGTTTTTTTGCTGTTGGACCCCCTACAATGTTGCATCATTCTTCTACGCACTAGAACTGGTCAATATCTACATACCATGTGAATTCAGCAAAGTCATTCGGTTGAGCCTGCAGGTGACGGAGGCTGTAGCCTACTCCCACACCTGCTTGAATCCCATCATTTATGTCTTTGTGGGCCAGAAGTTCAGGAGTCACCTGTTTAAACTTATGAACAGGATGCCATGCGTGTATAATAAACTTATCATTTCCAGTGTTGCATCAGAGTCAAGCAAATCTCATCGGTCCAATACAACTACAAATGCCACTTCTGTTGCTTAA
- the LOC125748748 gene encoding C-C chemokine receptor type 8-like isoform X4 translates to MGDKSFTTELMTSNGLVLWVMLMCVKLQSITDMCLLNLTVADLLLLITLPFLAHYSRADWVFGPGMCKVVMSSYYIGFNSSIFFIIIMSIDRYLAVVHAVNSLKTRTRRYQAIMIAITWILALLASFPEIALVELHSQNDARLCEFGHNTKVQWRAFGLFKMNVTSLLIPFFIMVFCYSMILRRILFLKSTKKKTIRLVLLVVMVFFCCWTPYNVASFFYALELVNIYIPCEFSKVIRLSLQVTEAVAYSHTCLNPIIYVFVGQKFRSHLFKLMNRMPCVYNKLIISSVASESSKSHRSNTTTNATSVA, encoded by the exons ATGGGTGACAAGAGCTTCACCACTGAGTTGATGACAAG CAATGGCCTCGTCTTGTGGGTCATGCTGATGTGTGTGAAGCTGCAGAGCATCACCGACATGTGTCTCCTGAACCTGACTGTGGCGGATCTTCTGCTGCTCATCACCCTGCCCTTCCTGGCCCACTACTCGAGAGCGGACTGGGTCTTTGGTCCTGGCATGTGCAAAGTCGTCATGAGCAGCTACTACATTGGCTTCAACAGCAGCATCTTCTTCATCATAATCATGAGCATCGACCGCTATCTGGCTGTAGTTCATGCTGTGAATTCCCTCAAAACCAGAACACGCAGATATCAAGCCATCATGATTGCCATAACCTGGATCCTCGCACTTTTGGCTTCATTTCCTGAAATAGCGCTTGTTGAATTGCATTCCCAAAATGACGCAAGGTTGTGTGAATTTGGTCATAATACTAAGGTACAGTGGAGAGCATTTGGCctatttaaaatgaatgtgaCTAGCCTTCTGATTCCATTCTTCATCATGGTGTTTTGCTACTCGATGATTCTGAGGAGAATACTTTTCCTCAAATCAACAAAGAAGAAGACCATACGCCTCGTGCTGCTGGTGGTCATGGTGTTTTTTTGCTGTTGGACCCCCTACAATGTTGCATCATTCTTCTACGCACTAGAACTGGTCAATATCTACATACCATGTGAATTCAGCAAAGTCATTCGGTTGAGCCTGCAGGTGACGGAGGCTGTAGCCTACTCCCACACCTGCTTGAATCCCATCATTTATGTCTTTGTGGGCCAGAAGTTCAGGAGTCACCTGTTTAAACTTATGAACAGGATGCCATGCGTGTATAATAAACTTATCATTTCCAGTGTTGCATCAGAGTCAAGCAAATCTCATCGGTCCAATACAACTACAAATGCCACTTCTGTTGCTTAA